The following coding sequences are from one Paenibacillus stellifer window:
- a CDS encoding UDP-N-acetylglucosamine 1-carboxyvinyltransferase, which translates to MEKLMIGGGRPLKGMVTVSGAKNSAIALIPAAILAESEVTLDNLPSLSDVAVYSEILQDLGAEVRWSGSQMVIDPSRIVSIPMPNGPVKKLRASYYMMGALLGRFKEATIGLPGGCNFEPRPIDQHIKGFEALGATVSNEHGAIHLHAKELKGAKIYLDVSSVGATINIMLAASRAKGSTIIENAAKEPEIIDVATLLNSMGAVIKGAGTETIRIEGVSEMHGCRHSIIPDRIQAGTYMIAAAATRGDVVIDNVIPKHLEALTAKLLEMGVEVEELDESIRVIGRAVYEPADVKALVYPGFATDLQSPMTTMLTQAQGVSVLSDFVYSNRFKHVPELLRMGAKIRVEGRSAIIEGSRLNAAKVKAADLRAGAALVIAGLTVEDGITEVTGVEFIDRGYDNLVPNLRRLGAEVWREEE; encoded by the coding sequence ATGGAAAAGTTAATGATTGGCGGCGGACGACCGCTGAAGGGCATGGTTACAGTCAGCGGTGCGAAGAACAGTGCAATCGCGCTCATTCCGGCGGCGATTTTGGCCGAGTCTGAAGTTACTCTGGATAATTTGCCTTCCCTTAGCGATGTGGCTGTGTATTCCGAAATTCTGCAGGATCTTGGAGCAGAGGTGAGATGGTCAGGAAGCCAGATGGTGATCGACCCCTCCCGCATTGTCTCCATCCCTATGCCGAATGGACCCGTGAAGAAGCTGCGCGCCTCTTATTACATGATGGGAGCGCTCCTCGGCCGGTTCAAAGAGGCAACCATCGGACTGCCGGGCGGCTGCAATTTTGAGCCAAGACCGATCGATCAGCATATCAAGGGCTTTGAGGCGCTCGGGGCGACAGTGTCGAACGAGCATGGAGCCATTCATCTGCATGCCAAGGAACTGAAAGGCGCCAAAATCTATCTGGATGTGTCCAGTGTCGGCGCGACGATTAACATTATGCTGGCGGCTTCACGTGCCAAAGGCTCTACAATTATCGAAAATGCGGCTAAAGAGCCTGAGATTATAGATGTTGCCACACTGCTTAACTCCATGGGCGCCGTTATCAAGGGCGCCGGAACCGAAACCATCCGGATTGAAGGCGTATCGGAAATGCACGGCTGCCGTCATTCCATTATTCCGGACCGTATCCAGGCGGGGACGTACATGATCGCTGCCGCAGCTACCCGGGGAGATGTCGTTATCGACAACGTCATCCCGAAGCATCTGGAGGCGCTGACAGCCAAGTTGCTGGAAATGGGCGTGGAAGTGGAGGAACTGGATGAGAGCATCCGCGTCATTGGCAGGGCTGTCTATGAGCCAGCCGATGTCAAAGCGCTCGTCTATCCGGGATTTGCCACGGATCTGCAATCGCCGATGACAACGATGCTGACCCAGGCGCAGGGCGTGAGCGTGCTGAGCGATTTTGTCTACAGCAACCGGTTCAAGCATGTTCCGGAACTGCTTCGCATGGGCGCGAAGATCCGCGTTGAAGGAAGATCGGCCATTATCGAAGGCAGCAGATTGAATGCGGCCAAGGTTAAGGCGGCCGACCTCAGAGCCGGCGCGGCTCTCGTGATTGCCGGACTTACCGTGGAAGACGGAATTACGGAAGTCACCGGGGTCGAGTTCATCGATCGCGGGTATGATAATCTGGTACCCAACCTTCGCAGACTGGGTGCTGAGGTATGGCGGGAGGAAGAATAG